A part of Blastopirellula marina genomic DNA contains:
- a CDS encoding class I SAM-dependent rRNA methyltransferase encodes MTDESVENPPASKLPKVKLRPRKAQPFFGRHPWVRDSGIDKVYGKVEDGDVVELISDKDRFIAYGVINRNSHLRVRLYSWDQATTLDDAFWRSRLERAIQMRRELGMIREDSGCRLVYSEADGLSGLVVEYFAGHLVIQITSLGMYKRIDSIVAILQDLMQPKSISLRGEAGILKLEGLEIEAKLVSGELPDEPIELVENDLRYEVALSEGQKTGFYLDQRDNRRVAASYLPPGARMLDMFCYSGGFGLNAAKHGGAAHVHGVDGSGPAISAAERNAERNQLTNVSFEKADCFDYLKARVDAGDQYDAIVLDPPKFTKSRRTIDEALRAYFHINRHASQLLRPGGILVTCSCSGNVSRDEFQMMLLGVSQKSGRDFRILEQRGAAPDHPVSATCLESEYLKCFIASVG; translated from the coding sequence ATGACAGACGAATCGGTTGAGAATCCCCCAGCATCGAAGCTTCCGAAGGTCAAGCTGCGTCCACGCAAAGCCCAGCCTTTCTTCGGCCGCCATCCTTGGGTTCGCGACAGCGGTATCGATAAGGTGTACGGCAAAGTTGAAGATGGCGACGTGGTCGAGTTGATCAGCGATAAGGATCGCTTCATCGCGTACGGTGTGATCAACCGTAACAGCCACCTCCGCGTGCGGCTTTACTCGTGGGATCAAGCGACGACGTTGGACGATGCGTTCTGGCGAAGCCGTCTTGAGCGAGCGATTCAAATGCGCCGCGAACTCGGCATGATTCGTGAAGACAGTGGTTGCCGACTTGTCTATAGCGAGGCAGATGGACTTAGCGGTCTGGTGGTCGAATACTTCGCTGGCCATTTGGTGATTCAGATCACCTCGCTCGGGATGTACAAGCGGATCGATTCGATCGTGGCCATCCTGCAAGATCTGATGCAGCCGAAGAGCATTTCCCTGCGTGGGGAAGCGGGCATTTTGAAGCTGGAAGGCTTGGAGATAGAAGCGAAGCTCGTCAGCGGCGAATTGCCAGACGAACCGATCGAACTTGTCGAGAACGATTTGCGCTATGAGGTAGCGCTTTCCGAAGGGCAAAAAACGGGGTTCTATCTCGATCAACGCGATAATCGTCGCGTGGCGGCCAGTTATTTGCCTCCAGGGGCCAGAATGCTCGACATGTTCTGCTACAGTGGCGGATTTGGTTTAAATGCCGCCAAGCATGGTGGTGCTGCGCATGTCCATGGCGTCGATGGAAGCGGGCCGGCGATTTCTGCCGCGGAACGTAATGCCGAACGAAACCAACTGACCAATGTTTCGTTTGAGAAGGCGGACTGCTTCGACTATTTGAAAGCCCGCGTCGATGCTGGCGATCAGTACGATGCCATCGTGCTCGATCCACCTAAGTTCACCAAATCGCGGCGAACGATCGATGAAGCACTCCGAGCTTACTTTCACATCAATCGACACGCATCTCAGTTGTTGCGGCCGGGCGGAATTCTCGTGACATGCAGTTGCAGCGGCAACGTTAGTCGTGACGAATTTCAGATGATGTTGCTCGGCGTGTCGCAGAAGTCAGGTCGCGATTTCCGCATTCTCGAACAACGCGGTGCGGCGCCGGATCACCCGGTCAGTGCGACCTGCCTCGAGAGCGAATACCTCAAGTGCTTCATCGCCAGCGTCGGCTAG
- the gltX gene encoding glutamate--tRNA ligase yields the protein MAPVRTRFAPSPTGYLHIGGVRTALFNWLFARRHGGQFILRIDDTDQERNVEEALQPILDGFRWLGIDWDEGAEIGGPYEPYYQSQRLERYQAAAQQLIDNEFAYYDYSTPEEVNRERDLAMAEKRPFQYSRTWMATTPEERAKFEAEGRKCVVRMKMPREGVCQFTDLVRGDVSFEWAKENDHVIQRNDGSCLYHLASVVDDYDFKISHVIRAEEHLPNTPRQIFIAQSLGYELPEYAHLPYVAEPGSKNKLSKRKLEKYLKNQDFKRLNEHGEEIAKHLGMTTSAETFNPVIVDFYEATGYLPSAILNYLVLLGWSLDDKTEDFTVEQMIENFSLERVTKAPASFDCKKLWAFQDRHMQGLNNAEKAAGMMPYLQKAGLVADPAAEGEMEKLEKIVAACGDRLKTMGDIISYADYFYVADDKMEMDEKGFKKRLGDAEAQAILATFRNHLDGVEDWTVEHLDKEMHSFVDEAGIKIGDIIHGVRLSVTGKTVGPGMFDCLAILGKEACLRRMDNTLKLAQETFSPEA from the coding sequence ATGGCACCTGTTCGCACTCGTTTCGCCCCCAGTCCGACTGGTTATCTTCACATAGGTGGGGTTCGCACCGCACTGTTCAACTGGCTGTTCGCGCGTCGTCATGGTGGACAATTCATCCTCCGGATCGACGACACCGACCAAGAGCGGAACGTGGAAGAAGCCTTGCAGCCAATTCTGGATGGCTTCCGCTGGTTGGGCATCGATTGGGACGAAGGCGCGGAAATCGGTGGACCATACGAACCGTACTATCAATCGCAGCGTTTAGAACGTTACCAGGCAGCCGCTCAGCAATTGATCGATAATGAATTCGCCTATTACGACTATTCCACGCCGGAAGAAGTCAATCGCGAACGTGACCTGGCAATGGCCGAGAAGCGACCATTCCAGTACAGCCGAACTTGGATGGCCACCACGCCGGAAGAACGTGCCAAGTTCGAGGCGGAAGGACGCAAGTGCGTTGTCCGCATGAAAATGCCCCGCGAAGGTGTTTGTCAGTTCACCGACTTGGTGCGCGGTGATGTCTCGTTCGAGTGGGCGAAGGAAAACGATCACGTTATTCAGCGAAACGATGGCTCTTGCTTGTATCACTTGGCCAGCGTGGTCGATGACTACGATTTCAAGATCTCGCACGTCATCCGCGCCGAGGAACATTTGCCGAATACGCCGCGACAGATCTTCATCGCGCAGTCATTGGGCTACGAGCTACCAGAATACGCTCACTTGCCGTACGTGGCCGAGCCTGGCAGCAAGAACAAATTGAGCAAACGTAAACTTGAGAAGTATCTGAAGAACCAAGACTTCAAACGGTTGAACGAGCATGGCGAGGAAATCGCGAAGCACCTGGGCATGACCACCTCGGCCGAAACGTTCAATCCGGTGATCGTCGACTTCTACGAGGCGACCGGTTACCTGCCTTCAGCGATCCTGAATTACCTAGTGCTGTTGGGATGGTCGCTGGACGACAAGACAGAAGACTTCACGGTCGAGCAGATGATCGAAAACTTCAGCCTCGAACGCGTGACCAAAGCTCCCGCCAGCTTCGATTGTAAGAAATTATGGGCCTTTCAAGATCGCCACATGCAGGGCCTTAATAATGCCGAAAAGGCAGCCGGCATGATGCCTTACCTCCAGAAGGCCGGTCTGGTTGCGGATCCTGCTGCAGAAGGCGAGATGGAGAAGCTTGAGAAGATCGTTGCTGCGTGTGGCGATCGCTTGAAGACCATGGGGGATATTATCTCCTACGCCGACTACTTCTATGTCGCTGACGACAAGATGGAGATGGACGAGAAAGGCTTCAAGAAGCGACTCGGTGACGCCGAAGCCCAAGCGATTCTGGCCACCTTCCGCAACCACTTAGATGGGGTCGAAGACTGGACGGTCGAGCACCTCGACAAGGAAATGCACTCGTTCGTCGACGAAGCCGGTATCAAGATCGGCGACATCATCCATGGCGTCCGACTGAGCGTGACTGGTAAGACCGTTGGTCCTGGTATGTTCGATTGCCTGGCCATTCTCGGTAAAGAAGCGTGCTTGCGTCGTATGGACAACACGTTGAAGCTGGCCCAAGAAACGTTTTCCCCGGAAGCCTAA
- a CDS encoding fumarylacetoacetate hydrolase family protein, producing MRLISYQSETGPRTAVAREDGYVDLHKADPLLPTQMKQLLPMLSMHREAIADAAKSGKLLDPAKLRLLPPVVEPQKILCIGLNYADHAAETGAIVGDEPVVFNKFPTCLRANEQPIELPSVSKEVDYEAELVVVIGRAGKNIPQSEAMNHVAGYAVGHDVSARDWQKGKPGKQWLLGKSFDSFAPLGPELVTADEIEDPHNLRIQCRVNGETMQDSSTKQLIFRIDYLVSYLSQVCTLMPGDLIYTGTPPGVGMARNPPVFLKPGDVVEVEIEKLGILSNPVIAGS from the coding sequence ATGCGTCTGATCAGCTATCAAAGTGAAACAGGCCCACGAACCGCAGTCGCACGGGAAGACGGCTATGTTGACTTGCACAAGGCCGATCCCTTGCTGCCTACACAGATGAAGCAGCTGCTACCTATGCTTTCGATGCATCGCGAAGCCATCGCGGACGCGGCGAAATCTGGCAAGCTGCTTGATCCAGCCAAGCTCCGGCTTCTTCCGCCTGTCGTGGAACCGCAAAAGATTTTGTGCATCGGTTTGAACTATGCCGACCACGCTGCGGAAACCGGCGCGATCGTGGGAGACGAACCGGTCGTGTTCAATAAGTTTCCCACTTGCTTAAGAGCCAACGAGCAGCCGATCGAGCTGCCTTCGGTGAGCAAAGAAGTCGACTACGAAGCCGAACTAGTCGTCGTCATTGGCCGTGCTGGCAAAAACATCCCTCAGTCAGAAGCGATGAATCACGTAGCAGGCTATGCCGTTGGTCACGATGTTTCCGCACGCGATTGGCAGAAGGGGAAGCCCGGCAAGCAGTGGTTGCTTGGTAAGTCGTTCGACAGCTTTGCTCCGCTCGGTCCCGAATTGGTTACGGCTGACGAAATTGAAGACCCCCACAATTTGCGAATTCAATGTCGCGTTAACGGCGAGACAATGCAGGACTCGTCGACCAAGCAGTTGATCTTCCGAATTGACTACCTGGTTTCGTACCTCTCGCAAGTCTGCACGTTGATGCCGGGCGACTTGATTTACACCGGCACACCACCCGGCGTCGGCATGGCCCGCAACCCACCGGTATTTCTCAAACCGGGAGATGTGGTAGAAGTGGAAATTGAGAAACTGGGTATCCTTAGCAACCCGGTCATCGCCGGTAGCTAA
- a CDS encoding diguanylate cyclase domain-containing protein — protein sequence MSMEPTSKPGEIQPSEGSLQPTDSQIHAISNLIAWADEPEYPGQVDQEFDDSDNQLIQVSLGIASGLFYALQAKHFPTASHSLRVAKMCSRWATDLELEPFQRDQLEVAALLHDIGKMGVPDYVLTCPGKLPAEEQTLMDRSKEIGLEILSACCDGEEIIDLIRYNFAWYDGSRGNCDRKKDSLPIEARMLAIADAYDSMTVDQIFRRARSKDRAMAELVSFAGTQFDPELVGHFCELQSRNQSAENGATRHWLRVLSPDEANKHWRLNQAGVNLSRLRATSAYQDSLVRHIHDAVIYLDLNLAIVGWNQAAERLTGINRETVEGHQWTSELLGLADQQGRSLSQKSDPVRQAIMGGAQSMTRLSIRNADNKFVTVAAHVVPVIGEDGKAIGATIQLHDTSGMESLEEQIESLHYRATRDPLTGLVNRAEMDRSLAEMVDRHATLNKACSVIICDIDFFKKINDTYGHPAGDEALIVFAKLLETHARSADVTARYGGEEFVILCPNCDGQSASSLAEAIRAELAAIPLSALGGKSMTASFGVTELQRGDTADTILNRADRALLQSKEMGRNIVTQIGGGLSEPVIGDRRHWWHRMFMSIEPEVLLKRAMKTRVPLNLAVEKIRGFVADHRAAVSEVKEDSIKMVIDGESLPMQRRSSDRAVPLILDLQFSPITAENGSQHTKVQISISPRRNRDRRKRDAIERARHILQSLQSYLVAYEFVDTTVATIDEGTSWWSRIWGRSKSGESR from the coding sequence ATGTCCATGGAACCGACCTCGAAGCCCGGCGAGATCCAGCCATCTGAAGGTTCTTTGCAACCAACAGACAGCCAGATTCACGCAATTTCGAATCTCATCGCATGGGCCGACGAGCCAGAATACCCGGGCCAAGTTGACCAAGAGTTCGACGATTCGGACAACCAACTCATTCAAGTCAGTCTCGGCATTGCTTCTGGACTGTTCTACGCACTGCAAGCCAAGCATTTCCCCACCGCTTCTCACTCGCTGCGCGTGGCCAAGATGTGCTCGCGTTGGGCAACCGACCTCGAGCTTGAACCTTTCCAACGCGATCAACTAGAAGTCGCCGCTCTCCTGCACGATATCGGCAAGATGGGTGTGCCGGACTATGTGCTGACCTGCCCTGGCAAGCTGCCAGCCGAAGAGCAGACCTTGATGGACCGCAGTAAGGAGATCGGGCTCGAGATTCTATCAGCCTGTTGCGATGGCGAAGAAATCATCGACCTGATCCGTTACAACTTCGCCTGGTACGACGGCAGCCGCGGCAATTGCGACCGAAAAAAAGATAGTCTTCCGATCGAAGCACGCATGTTGGCGATCGCCGATGCGTATGACTCGATGACCGTTGATCAGATCTTTCGCCGCGCCCGCTCGAAAGATCGTGCCATGGCCGAACTGGTGTCTTTTGCAGGAACCCAATTCGATCCCGAACTAGTCGGTCATTTTTGCGAGCTACAGTCCCGTAACCAGTCCGCAGAGAACGGAGCGACGCGGCATTGGCTGCGTGTCCTTTCCCCGGACGAAGCAAACAAGCATTGGCGATTGAACCAAGCCGGCGTCAATCTCTCGCGACTGCGGGCAACGTCGGCATATCAAGATAGTCTCGTTCGCCACATTCATGATGCCGTGATCTACCTGGATCTGAACCTGGCCATCGTCGGTTGGAATCAGGCCGCCGAACGACTGACTGGCATCAACCGCGAGACCGTCGAAGGGCATCAATGGACGTCCGAACTGCTAGGTCTCGCCGATCAGCAGGGCCGTAGCTTATCGCAGAAATCGGACCCGGTTCGCCAGGCAATAATGGGCGGTGCACAATCGATGACTCGCCTTTCGATTCGCAACGCCGACAACAAATTCGTCACGGTTGCTGCCCATGTGGTACCTGTGATTGGTGAGGATGGCAAGGCAATAGGTGCCACCATTCAACTGCACGACACCTCAGGCATGGAATCGCTGGAGGAACAAATCGAATCGCTCCATTACCGCGCGACGCGCGACCCGCTCACAGGCCTCGTGAATCGAGCCGAGATGGATCGTTCGTTGGCTGAAATGGTCGATCGTCACGCGACCTTAAATAAGGCCTGCAGCGTCATCATCTGCGATATCGACTTCTTCAAGAAGATCAACGATACCTATGGACATCCTGCCGGCGACGAGGCGTTGATCGTCTTCGCAAAGCTCCTGGAAACACATGCTCGCTCAGCCGACGTGACGGCTCGTTACGGCGGCGAAGAATTTGTCATCCTTTGTCCAAACTGCGATGGCCAGTCTGCCTCCAGCTTGGCCGAAGCGATCCGCGCCGAACTTGCCGCAATCCCACTTTCCGCACTGGGTGGCAAAAGCATGACCGCCAGCTTCGGCGTGACGGAACTGCAACGAGGTGATACGGCTGACACGATCTTGAATCGCGCTGATCGGGCCCTGCTTCAATCGAAGGAAATGGGACGCAATATCGTCACGCAGATCGGCGGTGGCTTGTCGGAACCTGTTATTGGGGACCGACGTCATTGGTGGCATCGCATGTTCATGTCGATCGAACCTGAAGTCCTTTTGAAGCGGGCGATGAAGACGCGCGTTCCATTGAACCTAGCGGTCGAGAAGATCCGTGGTTTCGTCGCCGATCATCGAGCGGCCGTCTCCGAGGTCAAAGAAGACTCGATCAAGATGGTCATCGACGGCGAATCGCTGCCGATGCAGCGTCGTAGTTCCGATCGCGCCGTTCCGCTGATCCTCGACTTACAGTTCAGCCCGATTACGGCCGAAAACGGCAGCCAACACACTAAGGTTCAAATCTCGATCTCACCGCGTCGCAATCGTGATCGACGTAAACGAGATGCGATCGAACGAGCAAGACACATCCTGCAGAGTTTGCAGTCCTACCTCGTGGCATATGAATTCGTCGACACCACGGTGGCAACCATCGACGAAGGGACCTCATGGTGGAGTCGCATCTGGGGCCGCTCGAAATCGGGCGAGTCACGTTAG
- a CDS encoding glycine--tRNA ligase, with protein MEKLVSLCKRRGFMFQSSEIYGGINGFWDYGPLGVELKRNIKDAWWRDMVTGHDDIAQLPGAPSPYEMTGLDCTIIMHPQVWKCSGHYDLFHDYMVDCRESKKRYRHDQIQGRWVEAKGKKIFATAGSDSESPEADIERQALKFFGMRSKNADELKWDGPLVSLTTVDDFEQVLGPDAKTPGTLTAPREFNLMFKTTIGALGGEADTAFLRPETAQGIFVNFKNVVDSSRVRVPFGIAQVGKSFRNEITPRNFTFRSREFEQMEIEFFCHPASSPEWYTYWRERRFQWYQDMGLDKRKLILREHTPEELAHYSIGTADIEYAFPFLPEGEYGELEGIAHRGDFDLRSHMEGKLDPSTNPMTVELNEEGKPKHRGSGKDLSYRDDISGERFVPHVIEPSAGADRATLAFLCEAFTEDEAPDDKGKMQTRTVMKLHPRIAPIKAAIFPLVKKDGMPEMAQDIYRTLKKSWNVFYDEKGAVGRRYRRQDEAGTPFCITVDGESMQDQTVTIRHRDSLDQWRVKADDLTDELRKLIG; from the coding sequence ATGGAAAAGCTTGTCTCGTTGTGCAAACGACGAGGTTTCATGTTTCAGTCATCCGAAATCTATGGAGGAATCAACGGATTTTGGGACTACGGCCCGTTGGGCGTCGAGCTGAAACGAAACATCAAGGATGCCTGGTGGCGAGATATGGTCACAGGGCACGACGACATTGCGCAGCTCCCTGGGGCACCGAGCCCGTACGAAATGACAGGGCTCGACTGCACAATCATCATGCACCCTCAAGTCTGGAAGTGCTCGGGCCACTATGATCTGTTCCACGACTACATGGTCGACTGCCGTGAGTCGAAGAAACGTTACCGACACGATCAGATCCAAGGTCGTTGGGTCGAAGCTAAAGGGAAGAAGATCTTCGCTACGGCTGGTTCTGATTCGGAATCGCCCGAAGCGGACATCGAGCGTCAGGCCCTCAAGTTCTTCGGCATGCGTTCCAAGAATGCAGACGAACTGAAGTGGGATGGACCGCTCGTTTCGTTGACAACGGTTGACGACTTCGAGCAAGTGCTCGGCCCCGACGCGAAGACACCGGGCACGCTGACCGCGCCGCGCGAATTCAATCTGATGTTCAAGACAACGATTGGCGCCCTCGGTGGAGAAGCGGATACGGCCTTTCTGCGTCCCGAAACGGCTCAGGGTATCTTCGTGAACTTCAAGAACGTGGTCGACAGCAGCCGCGTACGGGTTCCTTTCGGGATCGCCCAGGTCGGCAAAAGCTTCCGCAACGAGATCACGCCACGTAACTTCACCTTCCGCTCGCGAGAATTCGAGCAGATGGAGATCGAGTTCTTCTGCCATCCAGCTTCGTCGCCGGAGTGGTATACATACTGGCGTGAACGTCGCTTCCAGTGGTATCAGGATATGGGCTTAGACAAGAGAAAGCTCATTTTGCGGGAGCACACGCCGGAAGAGTTGGCTCACTATTCGATCGGAACGGCTGATATTGAATATGCCTTCCCATTCCTGCCGGAAGGGGAGTATGGCGAGTTGGAAGGGATTGCCCACCGTGGTGACTTCGACCTGCGGAGCCACATGGAAGGCAAGCTCGATCCTTCGACTAATCCAATGACGGTCGAGCTGAACGAAGAAGGAAAGCCAAAGCATCGTGGTAGCGGCAAGGACTTGTCGTACCGTGATGACATCAGCGGCGAACGTTTCGTTCCGCACGTGATCGAACCATCCGCAGGTGCCGACCGCGCAACGCTGGCATTTTTGTGTGAAGCGTTTACCGAAGACGAAGCTCCCGACGATAAGGGCAAGATGCAGACGCGCACGGTGATGAAGTTGCATCCGCGCATTGCTCCGATCAAAGCGGCCATCTTCCCATTGGTGAAGAAGGACGGCATGCCGGAAATGGCTCAGGACATTTACCGGACGCTCAAGAAGAGCTGGAACGTTTTCTACGACGAGAAGGGTGCCGTTGGTCGTCGCTATCGTCGGCAAGATGAAGCGGGAACGCCGTTCTGCATTACCGTCGACGGCGAGAGTATGCAGGATCAAACGGTTACGATTCGTCATCGCGACTCGCTCGATCAGTGGCGAGTGAAAGCGGACGATCTGACCGACGAACTACGAAAGCTCATCGGTTAA
- a CDS encoding alkaline phosphatase PhoX, with amino-acid sequence MAASKSRREFLSDTFSVFGAFAVGGALSTLGARTALGEKVKQSMPLAPVLDETTGLPLLKLPEGFRYISYGWTGDEMNDGQPTPPMHDGMGVVAKSGNLLMLTRNHETSNVGTPFQFKEGRPYDDMATGGCTQLIFDTKLDRWIESYGAISGTVRNCAGGVTPWGSWLTCEETVVDQKDGNDVAKFGQTHGWVFEVPAEGTASAEPIKEMGRFVHEAVAIDRESGYVYLTEDAGEAGFYRFRPNTPGKLAAGGTLEIAEVVGQADLQGGFHDGSSFPVRWHRIANPTLESSDPTAKVETVYEQGKKLGGSTFSRLEGCWYGNGLIYFDATDGGAAKAGQIWQYDPRQETVTLLYESRSKRTLNMPDNLCVSPQGGLILCEDNDYAGEDPLPQRMLTLTKDGRLNTFAENNIVLRGEINGLTGSFVDKEWAGSTFSPDGKWLFANIQTPGITFAITGPWNDLLV; translated from the coding sequence ATGGCTGCCTCTAAATCACGTCGTGAGTTCCTGAGCGATACCTTTTCCGTTTTCGGAGCTTTCGCCGTCGGTGGGGCATTATCCACGTTGGGCGCTCGCACCGCGTTGGGCGAGAAGGTCAAGCAATCGATGCCGTTGGCTCCGGTTTTGGACGAGACGACAGGCTTGCCGCTACTGAAACTGCCGGAAGGGTTTCGCTACATCTCGTACGGATGGACTGGCGACGAAATGAACGACGGTCAGCCGACCCCCCCCATGCACGACGGGATGGGCGTGGTTGCCAAGTCGGGCAACCTGTTGATGCTGACGCGTAACCACGAAACCAGCAACGTCGGTACTCCTTTCCAGTTCAAAGAGGGCCGTCCTTACGACGACATGGCAACCGGTGGCTGCACGCAGCTGATCTTCGATACCAAGCTTGATCGCTGGATTGAAAGCTACGGTGCGATCTCGGGAACGGTCCGCAATTGTGCCGGTGGTGTCACTCCATGGGGAAGCTGGCTGACCTGTGAAGAAACGGTTGTCGACCAGAAGGATGGCAACGATGTCGCCAAGTTTGGCCAGACACACGGTTGGGTATTCGAGGTTCCCGCAGAAGGAACGGCTTCCGCCGAACCGATCAAAGAGATGGGACGCTTCGTCCACGAGGCGGTCGCCATTGATCGCGAGTCAGGCTACGTCTACCTGACCGAAGATGCCGGCGAAGCTGGTTTCTACCGCTTCCGTCCTAACACGCCAGGCAAGTTGGCCGCCGGTGGAACCTTGGAAATCGCGGAAGTCGTCGGCCAGGCCGACCTGCAAGGTGGTTTCCACGATGGATCCAGCTTCCCAGTTCGCTGGCACCGAATCGCCAACCCAACGCTCGAGTCGAGCGATCCGACTGCCAAGGTGGAAACGGTCTACGAGCAAGGTAAGAAGCTGGGTGGTTCGACCTTCTCGCGATTGGAAGGTTGCTGGTACGGCAACGGGCTGATTTACTTCGATGCGACCGACGGCGGTGCGGCCAAGGCAGGTCAGATCTGGCAGTACGATCCTCGTCAAGAAACGGTCACGCTGCTATACGAATCGCGCAGCAAACGTACGCTGAACATGCCAGATAACCTGTGCGTGAGCCCCCAGGGTGGTTTGATTTTGTGCGAAGACAACGACTACGCCGGCGAGGATCCACTGCCGCAACGTATGTTGACGCTTACCAAAGATGGCCGCTTGAACACATTCGCTGAGAACAACATTGTCTTGCGAGGTGAAATCAACGGACTCACCGGTTCGTTTGTCGACAAGGAGTGGGCTGGTTCTACCTTCAGCCCTGACGGAAAGTGGTTGTTCGCCAACATCCAGACGCCGGGGATCACCTTCGCGATCACTGGTCCTTGGAACGATTTGCTCGTTTAG
- a CDS encoding DMT family transporter: MSWWILLLAGSLEVVWAVGLKYTHGFTKPWPTALTLVTLAASMYLLSMATKELPIGTAYAVWVGIGAAGTALLGMTLLNEPVSLWRLFFLALLAVSIVGLKFSVPTA, translated from the coding sequence ATGTCGTGGTGGATCTTGTTATTGGCAGGCTCGTTAGAAGTTGTCTGGGCCGTTGGCTTGAAGTACACCCATGGTTTTACCAAGCCCTGGCCAACCGCTCTTACCCTGGTAACGCTCGCGGCGAGCATGTATTTGCTGTCTATGGCAACCAAAGAACTGCCCATCGGGACGGCCTATGCCGTCTGGGTTGGCATCGGGGCCGCGGGCACAGCTCTCTTGGGGATGACCCTTCTCAATGAGCCAGTGTCGCTCTGGCGGTTGTTTTTCCTCGCTTTACTGGCAGTTTCCATCGTTGGACTGAAGTTCAGTGTGCCAACTGCGTAA
- a CDS encoding UDP-glucuronic acid decarboxylase family protein, translated as MPQIKRIMVAGGAGFLGSRICEKLVEQGHDVICVDNFFTSQKSNVTHLLSHPNFEIIRHDIIHPLYLEVDEIYNMACPAAPGHYQYNPIKTMKTSVMGSINLLGMAKRCRARYLFASTSEIYGDPEVHPQPETYRGSVNTLGPRACYDEGKRAAETLCMDYHRMNKVPVRIVRIFNTYGPRMHPYDGRVISNFIRQAFTGEPITIYGDGSQTRSFCYRDDLVDGIIKLMASDQIGPINIGNPNEFTIKQLAEIVVEMTGSKSKIIYTDLPADDPKQRQPDITLARKHLNWEPTTQLREGLKQTIDWFGGIELSHYRPPTPNF; from the coding sequence ATGCCTCAGATTAAACGCATTATGGTCGCCGGCGGAGCCGGATTCTTGGGATCGCGAATTTGCGAGAAGCTGGTGGAGCAGGGGCACGACGTCATTTGTGTCGACAATTTCTTCACCAGTCAGAAGTCGAATGTGACGCATTTGCTGTCGCATCCGAACTTCGAGATCATCCGGCACGATATTATCCATCCGCTTTATCTTGAAGTGGACGAGATCTACAACATGGCCTGTCCCGCCGCTCCGGGACATTATCAGTACAATCCTATCAAGACGATGAAAACATCGGTGATGGGATCGATCAATCTGTTAGGGATGGCCAAGCGTTGTCGGGCTCGTTATTTGTTTGCCTCGACCAGCGAAATCTACGGCGATCCGGAAGTGCATCCGCAGCCTGAAACGTATCGTGGTAGCGTGAACACCTTGGGCCCGCGAGCATGTTACGACGAAGGAAAGCGTGCGGCCGAAACATTATGCATGGATTACCACCGGATGAACAAAGTGCCGGTGCGGATCGTGCGGATCTTTAATACTTACGGTCCACGGATGCACCCGTACGACGGTCGTGTGATCTCGAACTTCATTCGTCAGGCCTTTACCGGCGAGCCAATCACTATCTATGGCGATGGATCGCAAACGCGGTCGTTTTGTTATCGCGACGATTTGGTAGATGGGATTATCAAGCTGATGGCATCCGACCAGATTGGCCCAATCAATATCGGCAATCCCAACGAGTTCACGATCAAGCAGCTCGCTGAGATCGTCGTGGAAATGACGGGTTCGAAGTCGAAGATTATCTATACCGATTTGCCGGCCGACGATCCAAAACAACGTCAGCCCGACATCACGTTGGCTCGTAAACATCTGAATTGGGAGCCCACCACGCAACTGCGCGAAGGGCTGAAGCAAACGATTGACTGGTTCGGTGGAATCGAGTTGTCTCACTATCGGCCTCCCACGCCGAACTTCTAG